AATATATGAAAAATGAAATAAAGTCCTTAACCGGGTTAAGGGGAATTGTAGCATTATGGGTCACTTTTTTTCATTTTAGTCATTTTAAGACGGATCTTATTCAGACTGTTGTTAAGAAAGGCTATGTTGCGGTAGATATCTTTTTTGTCTTAAGCGCATTTTTACTGGCAATTTCTTATGCTGATAAATTTAAAACCTTAAATTTTAGCGCGGTACAGAAGTTTTATAAGAAAAGAGTAAACAGGATTTATCCGGTCTATATTGTATCTGTTATTTTTATTGCTCTATTTCTGATTGAAACTTCAAAAACCAAATTTTTAGTTAATGCCGCTTTATTACAGTGTTTTTTTAATCCCAATTATTCATTAGGTACGGTCTATTGGTCATTAAGCACAGAATGGATTTGTTATCTGATATTTCCTTTTCTGCTTTTCTTCATCGTTCGGTATAAAATACGCAGTGAAATATTGATTATTTCAGGCTTGGTTTTAAGAGTGATTCTCCCATATCTTCCTGATCAACTATATTTAGGCTCAGACATGCGGATGCAGATGATTAAATCTTCAGACTATCTTGATATTACTTATGGTTTAAATTCTTTGGTACGAACAGTATCATCTTACCTGTTGGGAATAGGGGCTGCTTTTTTAGCAGGTACCGGATTGCGAAAAAAAATAGTTATTTATATTGTATTAATTCTTTCTCTGTTATTACTATACACAGAAAAAGGACTCTTCTTTATCCCATTATTATCAGCAATTATGATTAAACAGTTATATGATGGTGAAGATAATATGATCAAAAGGTTTTTAGGAAGTGGGGTGGTATATTTTCTGGGGAATATTTCTTATTCACTGTATATTATTCATTATATCGTCCTGAGAGAGAGATTGGTATTTCTTTCCTCTGAGCTTCTGAATAGCTTTCTATTGATAGGTTTATCTATTGTTTTATCTTATTTTTCTTATATTTTAATTGAAAGAAAAGTGAAGATATTTAAAGTCTGAATTATGCTTTTATTTTAATATTAATTACTTTTGCAATATGACCTGGACAGAAATTTTAGCCCCGATAAAAAGCACTGAATACTTTACAACCCTTTGGGGAAAAGTAAAGAACGAATATGCAACCACCAAAGTTTTTCCTCCTAAAAATCAAATTTTCAGAGCGTTGGAACTGACCCCGTTTGAGGATGTTGAGGTAGTGATTATTGGTCAGGATCCTTATCATAACGATTATCAGGCTAATGGGTTGTGTTTTTCTGTTTCTGAGCAGGTTACAGCGCCGCCATCCCTTAAAAATATTTTTATCGAACTAAAAGATGATCTTGGAGTGATAAGGACTTCCAAAGAATTAGATGACTGGGGGAAACAGGGGGTTCTTTTGCTAAATGCAACATTAACGGTACGGGCACATACCCCAAATTCTCATAAAGATCTTGGTTGGGAACAATTTACCAACTTTATCATCAAGGAAATTTCAGATAAAAAAGAAAATGTAGTCTTCGTATTATGGGGTGCTTTTGCACAGAAAAAAGCCGAACTCATTGATCCGGCTAAGCATTTTATATTGAAATCGGCACATCCGTCACCGTTTTCTGTTTATAGAGGATTCTTCGGAAGCAAGCCTTTCTCAAAAATTAATGAATATCTTGTTTCCAAAGGGAAAAAACCTATTTCGTGGTAGCGTCAGATGAAGCCCCGGCTTTTTTAATACTGACTCCTATTTTATATTTTCCATTTAATGCTGTAGCTCCTTCTGATTTAGGATATGGAGTTACCTCTTGTAAAGTAATAGTGTAGCCGTTGAAATCTGCCGATTGGCGATAGTTTCGATTGGGAAAGTCCATGCTTGCAAGGTTCAAAAGTACAGGTCGGGTAGAGGTTCCCATGACTTCTACTTGTGCAAGAGCCACTCCGGCCCAGATACAATTTACTCCTTCAGGGCAACGGCTGTCTTCAGAAACCCCTTTGAAAGTAATATTCATCTGATATTCTTTCAGGAATCTATTTTCTCCTTCATTCAGGTAAATGAGATCATTCTTCTGATCATTAGACTTTGTATTGGTTGTCATTTCAGGGGCTTTTGTATCTGCTTTTGTTTTCTTTTGAGAATCGCATCCCGTTAATGCGAAAATTCCCAGGCTAAGTATGAGGGCTTTATGGAACATGATTTTTTCTTTTTTTGAGTTAAATAATATCAAACATATTAAGAAGTACTACCAAAAACATTGCCACACCTACTACGAAACTAAAGCCGGTGCCGTAGATAAAACCGATTAAAGCCCCTTTAGTAGATTGTAAAGCTTTGTTCATATCCTTGCTGTCATGAAGCATTTCACCAATAAATACGCCTGCAAACATTCCAACCAGAAAGCCTAACGGAATCGGAATGAATATTCCCACAATAGTTCCTATTACAGAACCAATGCTTCCCCAACGTGTCCCGCCATATTTTCTGTTGGTTCTTGCGGGAATCACATAGCTTAAAACCACAGAGGCAGCTGTGAGGATTCCGAAAGCCCAAACATAGAGCATGGGAAGATCAGCATCTGTCCCGAATTTGTAGATCAGTAAACCGCAAATACTTAATAAAAGTCCTGGTAAAACAGGGAGAAATGTTCCCAATATTCCGACAAACAATAAAACAAGACAGAGAATATTAATGACAGTTGTATCCATTCTTTAAAATATAAACGAAGATATGAAACCTGAGTGATTCAACAAATAGGCCTGATTATGAAAATACAGGAGTTTCCTGAGTGGTATAAAGAAATTTTACTACCGTTTTGAAATTTGGGATGAAAATTGATTGTGAATAGTAACATCATCATCCTTAATTTTATAAATTTGCTGTAATGAAAGATGACCTACAGGATACCAAGAACTATTTGCAGGAAATAAGCGAACAGTTATACATTTATATCACCCAGATCTCACCCTCCGGGTTAGATTGGATTATTCATATCATTGTAAAGCTGGCGCTGCTTTGTGCGGTATTCTTAATTGTAGACTTTGTTTTTAAATTTGTTATCAATTTTATTTTCCGCCTTTTTCACAACGAAGAAAAATTTCCGGTCCTTAAATCCATCTATCAATCCAAAATTACCAATTCGGTCGCTCATTTTGCCGCGCTGACTATTGTTGGTGGAATCCAAGGTTCTATTTTCCCAGAAGGAGCATTGCCCAAAACAACAATTTTCATCATACGATGTGTTAATCTGGGATTAGTAATGATTCTTGCAGGCATGCTGTACAGGTCATTAACAGCATTGAGAAATTACTTTTCTATCAAGCAGGATTTCTATAAAATTATGGCATTAAATGCCATTTCAGAAACCGTAAAAATCCTTGGACTCTTTGTGTTTACGGTTGTAGGTATTTGTGTGGTCTTCGGGATCAAAGGAACAACCATTGTAGGAAGTTTGGGAGCTATTACAGCTGTTTTGGTACTCGTTTTCAGGGATACGATCTTAGGGTTTGTAACGGGGATTCACGTAGCGACTTCCAAGAATATGAAAGTGGGAGACTGGATCAGCATTCCCAAATACAGTATAGAAGGCAATATTACAGAGATCAGCCTTCTGACTACAAAAATTACCAATTTTGACAAAACGGTTTCTACCATTCCTACTTATGATTTCCTGACTACGGAGATCAAAAACATGCAGATCATGTCCGAATCCAATAACAGGAGAATTAAGAAATCTATTTATTTTAATATCAATTCCTTTAAGTTTCTTACGGATGAGGATATTGAGCGGTTAAAAGAAATTAATCTTATTGCAGATTATCTTGAACAAAAAAGAGTGGAAATCAGGAGAGAAAAGGAGAGCCTGAGCAATAATGACAAGACTATTAACGGAAGGCAGCTTACCAATATTGGAGTTTTCAGATATTATGCACAGAGATATATAGAAAATGATCCAGATATAGAAAAAAATGCAACAAGAATGGTTCGTCAGCTGGAAATTACTCCGCAAGGTCTTCCGCTTGAAGTGTATTGTTTTGCGAATGATTCCAAATGGGAACATTTCGAGCAGATCCAGGCTGATATTTTCGATCATTTACTCGTGGCCTCCAAAGAGTTTGAACTTCAGGTAATGCAGGTAAGTATTAAAGTATAAAAACAGGAAATTTAACTGTTCTCAAAAAAAACAATTTTAAATGATAAAGAAATTAGAACGCCAAGAAGAAGTAATAGGTCTGGGTAACCTCCAGGCTTCCATCTTCCTCTTTCTAACTTCTGCTATCTAACATCTAAATATAAAAATGACAAAACTAAGCGTAAACATCAATAAGATTGCGACATTAAGAAATGCAAGAGGAGGTGAAACACCAAGTGTGACAGAGGCTGCTATAAAAATTCAGGAATTCGGAGGTCAGGGAATTACGATTCACCCAAGACCGGATGAAAGGCACATTACAAGAAAAGATGTCTATGATTTGAAACCATTGGTGACGACTGAGTTTAATATCGAAGGAAATCCACATCAGTCTTTTATTGATATGGTATTGGATGTGAAGCCTGAACAAGTAACTCTGGTTCCGGATGCCGATGATGCCATTACTTCCAATGCAGGTTGGGATACTAAAAGACACCTTGATTATCTTACTGAGATTATTGCAGAATTTAAGAATGCAGGCATCCGTACCTCTATCTTTCTTGATCCTTTACCTGAGCTGGTAGAGTATGCTGCAAAGACTGGAGCAGACAGAATCGAACTCTATACAGAAGCCTATGCAAAAAACTATCTGTCTAATAAAGAACAGGCGATCAAACCTTATTATGATACTGCCGTTGTAGCCAATGAATTCGGTTTGGGGATCAATGCCGGTCACGATCTAAGCTTAGAGAATCTGAAATATTTTGCAGATACTATTCCTAACTTATTAGAAGTATCCATCGGACATGCTTTGGTTTCTGAAGCATTATATATGGGCTTGGAAAATACAGTTCAGTCTTATTTGAAGAGATTGGCAACATGGTAATAATGAATACAAGATACCAGACATCGGAAGGCAGACCTTAGTAGTATGTGATGCAACTGGAATTATCTGGAATCTGTATCTGAAATCTATTATTTAAAGAAAATATGGAAATCTTAAACTCAAAAATATTTGGCGAAGGTTCTAGCGCTACGCCGCTTTTAGTATTCCACGGGCTATTTGGAATGCTTGATAACTGGGGAAGTTTCGGGAAAGACCTTGGAGAATATCTTCCCGTACATCTTATTGATCTCAGAAACCACGGAAGAAGTTTTCATTCCGATGATATGTCCCATGATGATTTGGCGGATGACATAGTTCGTTATATGGAACATTATGGCATTCAGAAGGCTCATGTTTTAGGCCATTCTTTAGGCGGGAAAGCAGTGATGCAGTTTGCTATAAAGTATCCCGGAAAAGTAGAGAAGCTGATCGTTGTAGATATTTCACCAAAAGCTTATCCACCCCATCATCAGGGAATCATCAAAGCTCTGGAAACGGTAGACTTTAATACGGTAGGTTCAAGAAATGATGTAGAGGCTGTGTTGAATCAGTATATTCCTGAAAAATCAACAATACAGTTTTTAACAAAGAATCTATACTGGGATGATAATAAAAAGCTGAACTGGAGATTCAATCTTAAAACCCTGTCTGAAAAGTATAATGAATTCGTATCCAATGCTGTTAAATTCGGTGTTTTTGAAGGAGAAGCTTTATTTATAGCAGGAGAGAAGTCTAACTATATTCTTCCACAGGATGAATATGGAATCAAACAGCAATTTCCAAAAGCGAAGATTATAACCATTAAGAATGCAGGGCATTGGGTTCAGGCTGAAAACCCTGTTGATTTTGCTATAGTTGTTAAGCAATTTCTTGGTTTGAATTAAAAATATACTTTATGCTTTGATAATATGTTAAAATTATCTTAAAGTGTTTATTTATTTCTCCATGAGTTGAAATTTTTGTACATTCGATTATCAAATAAACAAACATATTAACTTATGGAAAACAAAAACTCAAAAAAGAAACCGTTTTTCGCGTCATTTCTTGAAAAACAACTTAAAGATCCGGAAACAGTAAAAGGAGGAACGAATATCACAATTCCAGAAAGGGATGTTATTACGAAGCCGATTATCGATGATGTAACTTCTAAGTTAAACGATATGGAGCATACTATGAAATATCCTTCTGATGGTGATGATGATGCCGCTCAGCTATAAAATGATTATTTTACAGTAACATATTAACAAAATTGTAACAAAGGGGGAAACTTAACAGGTTAAGTTTCCCTTTTTAATAACAACGGCAAATGATTCTCTGTATTACCCACTCACAGGATTTCTATACTATTGATCGTTTCTTTCAACACCTTTCATCTAAAAATATTCCATATTTCAGGCTGAATTCTGACCAATTGAACCATTTTCAGAAGATCAGCATCAATGAGAATTCATTTGAGATAGCGGATGAGGATGGGAACTCTATTCATTCTGATGATATTACAGGAGTATGGCATAGAAAAGCATGGCAGATCAGCGTTCCGGAAGAACTGGATCAGGAATATGAAAAAATCTTTCGAAATGAATATGCAAGTCTCCGTTACAATCTGTTTACCCAACTGGAGCATCTTCCATGGATCAATCCTTACGAGAATGAAAAGAAAATAGACGGGAATAAAATGCTTCAGCTAAAAATAGCTCAGCGAAATAACTTAACCACTCCACCAACCCTTTTTTCTAATGATGAAGAAAAAGTAAAAGCTTTTTTTGACCAGCATTGTTCAGGAAAAGCAATTGCTAAACTTCATGGTGTAACCCGCAAAACAATGAGTGGTGAAAATTTGGTCTCCACAATGGTGATTGAACGGGATACATTGGAGAACCTTTCAGATATTATCTATTGTCCTATGATTTTCCAGCCCTATATTGATAAAGAATATGAATTGAGGATTATGTATGTAGATGGAGCGTTTTTTACAGGAAAGATCAATAACAGTGAAAATGCAGATTGGAGAGTAAGTCACGAAGGCTATTTTTGGACCGTATATGAATTGCCTGATGAGATCAAAACAAATCTGATTTCGATGATGAAGGAAATGGGATTGTATACAGGCGCTATTGACATGATCCGGGGAAAAGATGGAAAATATTATTTCCTCGAAGTTAATCCACAGGGAGAGTGGGGAATGCTTGAAAAAGAACTAAGGTTTCCCATAGCAGAAAGAATTGCTGATAATCTTATTAAAAGAATTAATATCCATGAATAAAATCTTAATTATAACACATACTGCAGATAATTTTTCCATTGAAAAAGTAACGGAATATATCAAAGAAAACGATTGCGAGGTTATTCGCTTTGATGTTGACCTATATCCTTTACATAATAAACTGTCCACTGTTTTTCAGGACGGAGCATGGGTGACATTTCTTGAAACCTCTGAAAAAAAATACCGTTTGAATGATATTTCAGCAGTCTGGTACCGCCGGGCTTACAATATAGGAAAAGGACTAAAGGAGGAAATGGATCCTAAGTTTTATAGTGCAGCAATGGGAGAGATCCGCAATACATTATTCGGATTCTTTGAATCTATTGATGTGTATGCATTAGGAAAACCAAGTGTTTATAGAAGGTTGGACAGTAAGGAAGAACAATTGAAAATCGCTCAGAAAATCGGACTTACCATTCCGGAAACCTGTCTGACGAATAATCCTGAAGAAGCCAAACAGTTTATTCTGAAGCATCAGAATGTAGTAGCCAAAATGCAAACAGGCTTTGCCATCTATGAAAACGGAGTGGAAAATGTGGTCTTCACTAATATTGTGAGTGAAGATAAACTTGAAGAACTGGATTCACTGCTATACTGTCCAATGCAGTTCCAGAAAATGATCCAGAAGAAAAAAGAACTTCGGGTTACCATTGTAGGAAGAGATGTGTATGCTTTTGAAGTGGATTCTCAGCAGTTTGAAGATGCTAAAGTGGACTGGAGAAAAGATGGAGTTAATCTGCTGGATAAATGGACACAGACGGAACTTCCCACTGATGTTAAAGAAAAGCTTCTGGATCTTCTTGATATTTACAATGTAGACTATGGAGCAATAGATATTATCGTTTCTCCTGAAGATGAATATTATTTCATCGAAATCAATGCTGCGGGAGAATTTTTCTGGCTGGATAATCTTACCGAAGCAAATCTTATCTCTAAAAGTATTGCAGATGTTCTTTGTGACAAAGCTCCAAGAAGAGATAATGTGGTAATGGTATAAATGATTAACTTTTTATATAGTAGTCCTGGAAGTTTTTGAATGCTTTCAGGGCTTTTTATTTAATGGTGTGTAGGTCTCACCCCATCAAAATTCTTTGACTTTTTGTGACCTCTCCATAGGAAAGGAATATTTCACGTCTTCAACAGAAATATTCGTGAAGATCGGAAATTTTCACAAAGCTTAAGGGTACTGCTTATGCACAAAGTTGATAACTTACATTTTTTAAGTGTTCAAAAAAAATGTGTATTTTGTGGTTAAAATAATAAGTTCTCTTTTTTAGTTTCAAATTTTGTGATTTTCAGAATGATAATATTGGTTAAATAAAGTTGAATTTTGCTTTAAAAATCGCAAATTTGCAAAAGCAGTTTTTTGGGTAACTTTTGCAGGAACCTGAAGAATTGTAGGATAGAAAATATTGTCATATTTTAGTCAGCAATCAAGTAACATAATTAATGGTTTTTGTAACGGGTGCAACCGGAATTCTAGGAAGAATAATAGTGCTTGAACTTCTTAAGAGAGGTAAAAACGTACGGGCTTCCAAAAGATCGGGCAGCAATTTAAACGAAGTAAGGCATTCATACAGCTTTTATACGGAAAATCCTGATGATTTTTTTAATAAAATCGAATGGATCAATGTGGATTTTGATGATATTGATTCCTTAAAAGATGCCTTGAAAGGGGTAGATGAGGTCTATCACTGTGCCGCAAAAGTAAGCTTTCATCCCAAAGATGAAAAAGAAATGTATCATACCAATATTAAAGGTACCGAAAACTTATTGTATGCCTGCGAAGGATCTGATGTTAAAAAATTTCTGCATGTAAGCTCTGTAGCTGTTTTAGATAACTATAATGAAAAAGGAGAGTTGGACGAAGAATCTGATTTTAATCCGAAACTGGAGCACTCTGCTTATGCTATTTCCAAGCATTTATCCGAAATGGAAGCCTGGAGAGCGTCTGCTGAAGGTTTAAATGTAGTCATCATCAATCCGGGAATGATCGTAGGAAGCGGAAACTGGACCCAAAGCAGCGGTGAACTGTTTTCAACCTTTGAAGACAATAGCTTTACTTTTGCAGGAGGATCTGCTTATGTAGATGTGAGAGATGTTGCTAAAACAGCCGTTGAACTCATGGAAAACAATATTTTTGGAGAACGTTTTATCATCGTTTCCGAAAACAACAGATATGCCGATTTGGCAAAACAGATCAGAACCCGATTAGGTCTTAAAGAGGCAAGAATTCTTACAAGATCTCAATTAAATATAGGCAAATTAGCCAATACCCTCTTCGGATGGCTGATTCCCAAATTGAGAATGGCTACAGAATCAAATATTGAAGCCATATCTTCATTCAACACCATTTCCAATCACAAAGTAAGGGAGAAACTGAATTACAAGTTTATCCCAATACAAGAGAGCATCGACTTTCACCTGAACAATTATATTAACGACAAAAAGCTGAAGAAATGAATCTTGCAGAGGCAATAATCCTTAAAAATGTAGAAAAACATCCTATAAAAGGGGCAATCGGTTTTAAAAAGAAAGAAGAAGCCTGGAA
This Chryseobacterium sp. G0162 DNA region includes the following protein-coding sequences:
- a CDS encoding alpha/beta fold hydrolase, with product MEILNSKIFGEGSSATPLLVFHGLFGMLDNWGSFGKDLGEYLPVHLIDLRNHGRSFHSDDMSHDDLADDIVRYMEHYGIQKAHVLGHSLGGKAVMQFAIKYPGKVEKLIVVDISPKAYPPHHQGIIKALETVDFNTVGSRNDVEAVLNQYIPEKSTIQFLTKNLYWDDNKKLNWRFNLKTLSEKYNEFVSNAVKFGVFEGEALFIAGEKSNYILPQDEYGIKQQFPKAKIITIKNAGHWVQAENPVDFAIVVKQFLGLN
- a CDS encoding acyltransferase family protein produces the protein MKNEIKSLTGLRGIVALWVTFFHFSHFKTDLIQTVVKKGYVAVDIFFVLSAFLLAISYADKFKTLNFSAVQKFYKKRVNRIYPVYIVSVIFIALFLIETSKTKFLVNAALLQCFFNPNYSLGTVYWSLSTEWICYLIFPFLLFFIVRYKIRSEILIISGLVLRVILPYLPDQLYLGSDMRMQMIKSSDYLDITYGLNSLVRTVSSYLLGIGAAFLAGTGLRKKIVIYIVLILSLLLLYTEKGLFFIPLLSAIMIKQLYDGEDNMIKRFLGSGVVYFLGNISYSLYIIHYIVLRERLVFLSSELLNSFLLIGLSIVLSYFSYILIERKVKIFKV
- a CDS encoding pyridoxine 5'-phosphate synthase, whose amino-acid sequence is MTKLSVNINKIATLRNARGGETPSVTEAAIKIQEFGGQGITIHPRPDERHITRKDVYDLKPLVTTEFNIEGNPHQSFIDMVLDVKPEQVTLVPDADDAITSNAGWDTKRHLDYLTEIIAEFKNAGIRTSIFLDPLPELVEYAAKTGADRIELYTEAYAKNYLSNKEQAIKPYYDTAVVANEFGLGINAGHDLSLENLKYFADTIPNLLEVSIGHALVSEALYMGLENTVQSYLKRLATW
- a CDS encoding DUF456 domain-containing protein, with protein sequence MDTTVINILCLVLLFVGILGTFLPVLPGLLLSICGLLIYKFGTDADLPMLYVWAFGILTAASVVLSYVIPARTNRKYGGTRWGSIGSVIGTIVGIFIPIPLGFLVGMFAGVFIGEMLHDSKDMNKALQSTKGALIGFIYGTGFSFVVGVAMFLVVLLNMFDII
- a CDS encoding NAD-dependent epimerase/dehydratase family protein, translating into MVFVTGATGILGRIIVLELLKRGKNVRASKRSGSNLNEVRHSYSFYTENPDDFFNKIEWINVDFDDIDSLKDALKGVDEVYHCAAKVSFHPKDEKEMYHTNIKGTENLLYACEGSDVKKFLHVSSVAVLDNYNEKGELDEESDFNPKLEHSAYAISKHLSEMEAWRASAEGLNVVIINPGMIVGSGNWTQSSGELFSTFEDNSFTFAGGSAYVDVRDVAKTAVELMENNIFGERFIIVSENNRYADLAKQIRTRLGLKEARILTRSQLNIGKLANTLFGWLIPKLRMATESNIEAISSFNTISNHKVREKLNYKFIPIQESIDFHLNNYINDKKLKK
- a CDS encoding MvdC/MvdD family ATP grasp protein; translated protein: MILCITHSQDFYTIDRFFQHLSSKNIPYFRLNSDQLNHFQKISINENSFEIADEDGNSIHSDDITGVWHRKAWQISVPEELDQEYEKIFRNEYASLRYNLFTQLEHLPWINPYENEKKIDGNKMLQLKIAQRNNLTTPPTLFSNDEEKVKAFFDQHCSGKAIAKLHGVTRKTMSGENLVSTMVIERDTLENLSDIIYCPMIFQPYIDKEYELRIMYVDGAFFTGKINNSENADWRVSHEGYFWTVYELPDEIKTNLISMMKEMGLYTGAIDMIRGKDGKYYFLEVNPQGEWGMLEKELRFPIAERIADNLIKRINIHE
- a CDS encoding microviridin/marinostatin family tricyclic proteinase inhibitor, translated to MENKNSKKKPFFASFLEKQLKDPETVKGGTNITIPERDVITKPIIDDVTSKLNDMEHTMKYPSDGDDDAAQL
- a CDS encoding MvdD family ATP-grasp ribosomal peptide maturase; this translates as MNKILIITHTADNFSIEKVTEYIKENDCEVIRFDVDLYPLHNKLSTVFQDGAWVTFLETSEKKYRLNDISAVWYRRAYNIGKGLKEEMDPKFYSAAMGEIRNTLFGFFESIDVYALGKPSVYRRLDSKEEQLKIAQKIGLTIPETCLTNNPEEAKQFILKHQNVVAKMQTGFAIYENGVENVVFTNIVSEDKLEELDSLLYCPMQFQKMIQKKKELRVTIVGRDVYAFEVDSQQFEDAKVDWRKDGVNLLDKWTQTELPTDVKEKLLDLLDIYNVDYGAIDIIVSPEDEYYFIEINAAGEFFWLDNLTEANLISKSIADVLCDKAPRRDNVVMV
- a CDS encoding mechanosensitive ion channel family protein, producing the protein MKDDLQDTKNYLQEISEQLYIYITQISPSGLDWIIHIIVKLALLCAVFLIVDFVFKFVINFIFRLFHNEEKFPVLKSIYQSKITNSVAHFAALTIVGGIQGSIFPEGALPKTTIFIIRCVNLGLVMILAGMLYRSLTALRNYFSIKQDFYKIMALNAISETVKILGLFVFTVVGICVVFGIKGTTIVGSLGAITAVLVLVFRDTILGFVTGIHVATSKNMKVGDWISIPKYSIEGNITEISLLTTKITNFDKTVSTIPTYDFLTTEIKNMQIMSESNNRRIKKSIYFNINSFKFLTDEDIERLKEINLIADYLEQKRVEIRREKESLSNNDKTINGRQLTNIGVFRYYAQRYIENDPDIEKNATRMVRQLEITPQGLPLEVYCFANDSKWEHFEQIQADIFDHLLVASKEFELQVMQVSIKV
- a CDS encoding uracil-DNA glycosylase, whose translation is MTWTEILAPIKSTEYFTTLWGKVKNEYATTKVFPPKNQIFRALELTPFEDVEVVIIGQDPYHNDYQANGLCFSVSEQVTAPPSLKNIFIELKDDLGVIRTSKELDDWGKQGVLLLNATLTVRAHTPNSHKDLGWEQFTNFIIKEISDKKENVVFVLWGAFAQKKAELIDPAKHFILKSAHPSPFSVYRGFFGSKPFSKINEYLVSKGKKPISW